A portion of the Bacillus sp. es.034 genome contains these proteins:
- the comGA gene encoding competence type IV pilus ATPase ComGA, with protein MSYIYFKKTERWCQSIFHSVESLSEVMIGEAYSNDATDVHLIPRTKDYLIQFRKLGVLVPFQTIDPDQADRLIAHLKFMASMDIGEKRKPQSGSFSLTVRNTPLSLRISTLPTTHLKESLVIRILPQKYQIPIEKMSLYPSSAKKLLALLMHSHGLILFTGPTGSGKTTTLYSLVHHCSVALNRNVITLEDPVEKQHDEMVQIQVNEKAGITYSTGLKAILRHDPDIIMVGEIRDRETAEIAIRASLTGHLVISTLHTRDAKGAIYRLMELGIDWHDIEQTLLAVSAQRLLKLLCPICKAECGGQCLRGKNRNRASVYEIITGSSLKEVLKEARGERAEHQYRTLQALICKGVALGFVSEHEYRKWVHEEKR; from the coding sequence ATGTCGTATATATACTTTAAGAAAACTGAAAGGTGGTGCCAATCCATATTTCACTCAGTCGAATCATTATCGGAAGTGATGATCGGAGAAGCGTACAGCAATGATGCAACAGATGTACATTTGATTCCCAGAACGAAAGATTACTTGATTCAATTCAGAAAGCTCGGGGTCCTGGTTCCATTCCAGACCATAGACCCGGATCAGGCAGACCGCTTGATTGCTCATCTGAAGTTCATGGCCTCCATGGATATCGGAGAAAAGCGTAAGCCCCAAAGCGGCTCCTTCAGCCTTACCGTAAGAAACACACCCCTATCTCTCAGAATTTCCACCCTGCCAACCACCCACTTGAAAGAAAGTCTCGTCATTCGGATACTTCCACAAAAATACCAGATTCCCATCGAAAAAATGTCACTATACCCGTCTTCAGCTAAAAAACTTCTTGCACTTCTAATGCATTCTCATGGACTCATCCTGTTTACAGGACCGACCGGAAGTGGTAAAACGACGACTTTATATTCCCTCGTGCACCATTGTTCCGTCGCCCTGAACCGGAATGTGATCACCCTTGAGGATCCCGTGGAGAAGCAGCATGATGAAATGGTGCAGATCCAGGTGAATGAAAAAGCAGGGATTACGTACTCCACGGGATTAAAAGCCATTTTGCGGCATGATCCAGACATCATCATGGTGGGGGAAATCCGGGACCGGGAGACGGCGGAGATTGCGATACGGGCATCCCTTACAGGTCATTTGGTGATTTCCACCTTGCATACAAGGGATGCAAAAGGCGCGATATATCGCTTGATGGAACTGGGGATCGATTGGCATGATATCGAACAGACGCTGCTCGCAGTATCTGCTCAGAGGTTGCTGAAGCTTCTCTGTCCAATCTGCAAAGCAGAATGTGGCGGTCAATGCCTTAGAGGGAAAAACCGTAACAGGGCATCTGTCTATGAAATCATTACGGGAAGCTCTTTGAAGGAAGTATTGAAGGAGGCCAGGGGTGAGAGGGCGGAACATCAGTATCGCACATTGCAGGCTTTAATTTGTAAGGGGGTGGCACTCGGATTTGTTTCAGAACATGAATATAGGAAATGGGTTCATGAAGAAAAGCGATGA
- the comGB gene encoding competence type IV pilus assembly protein ComGB yields the protein MKKSDDQGKFLKRLGDLLQKGYSFTEAIDFLLLPKEKKTIKLKKRLIGSLQKGEPISSVMNKQLNIPAHVSAQIFFAEHHGQMGHTLSEAGSYLIKRRKNQEQLQKVFQYPLMLIFLSIIMMVLLRKVLFPRFQSLYSSMGYEPSAKLTYLLHFIENFPMIFCAGLLFLLLLTIVFFLFKKRISPVKLSVVLCRIPLISTYMKLGHSHFFSRELSFLLSSGVSITESLLIIERQSFRPTLQYISSRCIKQLKAGSPFHECFSTMPFFQEELSFVVQHGQTNGRLSEELRIYSDICFQELEEKTHTWLKYIQPAIFTFVGLFIMAIYFSIMMPLFQMMQGI from the coding sequence ATGAAGAAAAGCGATGATCAAGGTAAATTTCTGAAAAGGCTTGGAGACCTCCTTCAAAAAGGCTATTCCTTTACAGAAGCCATCGACTTTCTCCTGCTTCCCAAAGAGAAGAAAACCATCAAATTAAAAAAGAGATTGATCGGCTCCCTCCAAAAAGGAGAGCCCATTTCCTCCGTGATGAATAAACAACTCAACATCCCCGCTCATGTCAGCGCACAGATTTTTTTCGCCGAACATCATGGCCAAATGGGACATACCCTGTCTGAGGCAGGAAGCTATCTCATTAAAAGAAGAAAAAATCAGGAGCAATTGCAAAAAGTCTTTCAATACCCGCTCATGTTAATTTTTTTATCCATCATTATGATGGTCTTACTTCGAAAGGTATTATTTCCAAGATTTCAGTCCCTTTATTCCTCGATGGGCTATGAACCTTCCGCCAAGCTTACGTATCTTTTACACTTCATTGAGAACTTCCCCATGATTTTCTGTGCGGGGTTACTGTTTCTCCTGCTTCTTACAATCGTCTTTTTCCTTTTTAAAAAGAGAATTTCCCCTGTGAAGCTCTCAGTTGTCTTGTGTAGAATACCTTTGATCTCCACTTACATGAAGCTCGGTCATTCCCACTTTTTTTCAAGGGAATTAAGCTTCCTGCTCTCAAGCGGTGTCTCCATAACGGAATCACTCCTCATCATCGAAAGACAATCATTCCGTCCGACCTTACAATACATTTCCAGCCGCTGCATCAAACAGCTCAAAGCCGGGAGTCCGTTTCATGAGTGTTTTTCCACTATGCCTTTTTTCCAAGAGGAGCTGTCATTCGTTGTTCAGCATGGGCAGACGAACGGGCGATTATCAGAGGAACTTCGTATTTACAGTGATATCTGCTTTCAGGAATTAGAAGAGAAAACACATACCTGGCTCAAGTATATCCAGCCTGCAATCTTTACTTTTGTCGGTCTATTCATCATGGCGATCTATTTCTCCATCATGATGCCACTCTTTCAGATGATGCAGGGAATCTAA
- the comGC gene encoding competence type IV pilus major pilin ComGC, with the protein MLKNEKGFTLIEMMIVLLVISVLLFVTIPNVTNQSNSINSKGCEAFVHMVEGQIEAYKMDGNTDPVTIATLVADGYLNDDYKACPDGRAISIDAEGKVVTAAD; encoded by the coding sequence ATGCTCAAAAATGAAAAAGGATTCACATTAATCGAAATGATGATCGTTTTGCTGGTCATTTCCGTTTTACTTTTTGTTACGATCCCGAATGTCACCAATCAGAGTAACTCCATCAATTCCAAGGGCTGTGAAGCGTTCGTTCATATGGTGGAAGGGCAGATTGAAGCGTATAAAATGGATGGGAATACAGATCCAGTGACCATTGCTACCCTGGTTGCCGATGGTTATCTGAACGATGACTATAAAGCCTGTCCCGACGGAAGGGCCATCTCCATCGATGCTGAGGGAAAGGTGGTGACAGCTGCTGATTGA
- the comGD gene encoding competence type IV pilus minor pilin ComGD, translated as MKAEAGYTLVEMLVVLLIFTILLSWVGFSIVPLKDHTEKELFISQLESDLYQIQSYSINHQTPLFLTFYPFTNKYVAKTDARKTIVSRELPAGIVINSTNSLEEITFYPDGNTNRFGRVNFKMGDVTMFLMFQIGQGRFYVQEY; from the coding sequence ATAAAAGCTGAAGCGGGTTATACCCTCGTTGAAATGCTCGTCGTCTTATTGATCTTTACCATTTTATTATCATGGGTTGGTTTCTCCATCGTTCCATTGAAAGACCATACTGAAAAGGAACTGTTCATTTCTCAGCTCGAATCAGACCTCTACCAGATCCAGAGTTACAGTATCAATCATCAAACACCTCTCTTCCTCACTTTTTATCCATTTACAAATAAATATGTTGCTAAAACGGACGCAAGAAAGACGATTGTTTCGAGAGAACTACCTGCTGGCATAGTGATTAATTCGACAAACAGCCTGGAAGAAATCACTTTTTATCCTGATGGGAATACAAACCGATTTGGCAGGGTGAATTTTAAAATGGGAGATGTCACCATGTTTCTGATGTTCCAAATTGGCCAAGGGAGATTTTATGTACAGGAATACTAA
- a CDS encoding type II secretion system protein, with the protein MYRNTKGFSLPETLVAFTCILMICGLFIPFLIHYAAGLQKLQREVEALKFLREGVEEAIVTHEFVNHSRTYKGVRYELVWASGGSGEACVRYDEESGAFHEVCIGAG; encoded by the coding sequence ATGTACAGGAATACTAAAGGTTTCTCATTACCGGAAACACTCGTAGCGTTTACTTGTATCCTCATGATTTGCGGCTTGTTCATCCCCTTCCTCATTCATTATGCAGCCGGCCTTCAAAAGCTCCAACGTGAAGTGGAAGCATTGAAATTCCTTCGGGAAGGGGTGGAGGAGGCAATCGTTACACATGAGTTTGTCAACCATTCAAGAACCTATAAGGGGGTCAGGTATGAGCTGGTTTGGGCAAGCGGAGGGAGTGGTGAAGCATGTGTGCGCTATGATGAAGAGTCAGGGGCCTTTCATGAAGTGTGTATCGGGGCGGGATGA
- the comGF gene encoding competence type IV pilus minor pilin ComGF, whose amino-acid sequence MKCVSGRDEKGFTLIEALLSFSLFCMISLSMPLMMKGFSMIKQDLVPPRYYEWNLFHESVRNELKNAKDIKVMTNQISFIIDGETILYEKYNQSIRRRVNNRGHEIVLQTVDQVAFDVINQGVHVDLEFEGGEKVEGNFFSFSATDEASSP is encoded by the coding sequence ATGAAGTGTGTATCGGGGCGGGATGAAAAGGGGTTCACATTGATTGAGGCTCTCTTAAGCTTTAGTTTGTTTTGTATGATTTCCCTCAGTATGCCCCTGATGATGAAAGGTTTTTCAATGATCAAGCAAGATTTGGTCCCGCCCCGTTATTATGAATGGAATTTATTTCATGAGAGTGTAAGAAATGAATTAAAGAATGCAAAGGATATAAAAGTAATGACCAATCAAATCTCTTTCATCATTGATGGGGAAACGATACTGTATGAAAAATATAATCAATCCATTAGAAGGAGGGTGAATAATAGGGGTCATGAAATCGTCCTTCAGACAGTGGATCAGGTTGCATTTGATGTCATCAATCAGGGGGTGCACGTGGATTTGGAATTTGAAGGAGGGGAGAAGGTGGAAGGGAACTTCTTCTCCTTTTCAGCAACTGATGAGGCATCCTCTCCTTAA